In Entelurus aequoreus isolate RoL-2023_Sb linkage group LG02, RoL_Eaeq_v1.1, whole genome shotgun sequence, one genomic interval encodes:
- the LOC133662622 gene encoding major intrinsically disordered Notch2-binding receptor 1-like produces MEAGPEQFLSRILEDLDAQRANMSDQELCTSLCTRMDLVHLAKLRAHLHRAASVDPDFPATLFRDKMRGPAEDAQSKRRALAADIVTMLHLIRARGGGVAAAAAHGVKRQVHAEARRARHHYEPPAAHLTNSPRPEVHRTFLPASEPNFLLGVGGGHRGCRASSLDKLHHLPQYSPSPPCRRVHAGPPPPPPPPPPPPPRTCMQKRNIFKEDFHKMASFGPQVAAAEREQDVRRAQPHCHVPAPFFNRSFEVAYSKPYCPPPFGANLQEGRRVKHESLDDLQASTYFGPTTVSECVSGRKAGRQGGKRGAWPVKSLSLNVEEGPHGQKQANFHRHASVVGANETRFQSPKRPVAYSGVLASDAAKTKEAAVMDRKESAKRMWDKRINGPSFYAADGSACIGTQTEHPRKAPPRAFKHADEDPEMIRDDISDIFRFLDEMSVCDSLGVVQSSCYDSAASLRSEGDSSPERNTVKLAKSQLDRLLRSLDNTDDELKSSVCKLVARIGEIERKLESLSGVRGEISQVLSKLNKLDQKIQEPDAAPASSPPDASPRVFRCHTLNVDGDARPASLRKNAFARMSSHSLDDDSNVVDVSPRDWRTLSYSCHPDAVDKERACRAKEVDQYDFPGIIRPLKGTRESYLSEHHLRPAVPAHAKGSPLYSGPRLGGPSWTVEDYKHNSGDALDPQAESLNPNKLEFWMEDVYTPGYDSLLKRREAEFRRAKACKIGALIAATFSVILVIVVPICTMKT; encoded by the exons ATGGAGGCCGGGCCAGAGCAGTTCCTGAGCCGGATCCTGGAGGACCTGGACGCCCAGCGCGCCAACATGTCCGACCAGGAGCTGTGCACGTCGCTGTGCACGCGCATGGACCTGGTGCACCTGGCCAAGCTGCGCGCGCACCTCCACCGCGCGGCCAGCGTGGACCCGGACTTTCCCGCCACGCTCTTCCGGGACAAGATGCGCGGCCCCGCCGAGGACGCGCAGTCCAAGCGGCGCGCGCTGGCGGCGGACATCGTCACCATGCTCCACCTGATCCGCGCGCGCGGCGGGGGCGTGGCGGCGGCCGCCGCGCACGGAGTCAAGCGGCAGGTGCACGCGGAGGCCAGGCGCGCGCGTCACCACTACGAGCCCCCCGCCGCGCACCTCACTAACTCCCCCCGCCCGGAAGTGCACCGGACCTTCCTTCCAGCCTCCGAGCCCAACTTCCTGTTGGGAGTTGGCGGGGGCCACAGGGGGTGCCGAGCCTCCTCCTTGGACAAACTGCACCACCTGCCCCAGTACTCCCCCTCGCCTCCTTGCCGGCGAGTGCACGCGGGGCCTCCGCCTCCGCCTCCgcctccgccgccgccgccaccgcGCACGTGCATGCAGAAGAGGAACATCTTCAAGGAGGACTTCCACAAGATGGCCTCCTTCGGCCCACAG GTCGCCGCGGCCGAGCGCGAGCAGGACGTCAGGAGGGCGCAGCCGCACTGCCACGTGCCCGCCCCTTTTTTCAACCGCAGCTTCGAGGTGGCGTACAGCAAGCCCTACTGCCCGCCCCCCTTCGGCGCCAACCTGCAGGAGGGCCGGCGGGTCAAGCACGAGAGCCTGGACGACCTCCAGGCGTCTACGTACTTCGGGCCGACCACCGTGTCCGAGTGCGTGAGCGGCAGGAAGGCGGGTCGCCAAGGCGGGAAGCGGGGGGCGTGGCCAGTGAAGAGCCTGAGCCTCAACGTGGAGGAGGGGCCTCACGGGCAAAAGCAGGCCAATTTCCATCGCCACGCCAGCGTCGTCGGCGCCAACGAGACTCGCTTCCAGAGCCCCAAGCGACCGGTGGCGTATTCCGGCGTCCTCGCCAGCGACGCTGCGAAGACCAAGGAAGCCGCCGTGATGGACAGGAAAGAGTCGGCCAAGAGGATGTGGGACAAACGCATCAACGGTCCGTCTTTTTATGCGGCGGACGGCTCGGCGTGCATCGGGACGCAAACGGAACACCCGAGAAAGGCGCCGCCGCGCGCCTTCAAGCACGCCGACGAGGATCCGGAAATGATCCGCGACGACATCAGCGACATCTTCCGCTTCCTGGACGAGATGAGCGTGTGCGACTCGCTGGGCGTGGTCCAGTCGTCGTGCTACGACAGCGCCGCCTCGCTGAGGTCGGAGGGCGACAGCTCGCCCGAGCGCAACACGGTCAAGCTGGCCAAGTCGCAGCTGGACCGCCTCCTGCGCTCGCTGGACAACACGGACGACGAGCTCAAGTCCAGCGTGTGCAAGCTGGTGGCGAGGATCGGCGAGATCGAGAGGAAGCTGGAGTCGCTGTCGGGCGTGCGCGGCGAGATCTCGCAGGTCCTCTCCAAACTCAACAAGCTGGACCAGAAGATCCAGGAGCCGGACGCCGCGCCCGCCTCCTCCCCGCCGGACGCCTCGCCGCGCGTCTTCCGCTGCCACACCCTCAACGTGGACGGCGACGCGAGGCCGGCGTCCCTGCGGAAGAACGCCTTCGCCAGGATGTCGTCGCACTCGCTGGACGACGACTCCAATGTGGTGGACGTCTCGCCGCGGGACTGGCGGACGCTGTCGTACTCGTGCCACCCCGACGCCGTCGACAAGGAGCGGGCCTGCCGTGCCAAAGAG GTGGACCAATACGACTTCCCCGGGATCATCCGCCCCCTCAAGGGGACGAGGGAGTCCTACCTGTCGGAGCACCACCTGAGGCCGGCGGTCCCCGCCCACGCCAAAGGAAGTCCTCTGTATTCGGGGCCGAGGCTCGGCGGGCCGTCCTGGACCGTGGAGGACTACAAACACAACTCAGGAGACGCTTTGGACCCGCAG